A single genomic interval of Croceibacter atlanticus HTCC2559 harbors:
- a CDS encoding DUF721 domain-containing protein has protein sequence MSKRTNEHLSIADALKEFVDKNKLQKGLDKVQVRDVWNDQMGPAIAKYTTNIKLDRDTLYVQLSSSVLREELSYGKQRIIDNLNETLGKTLITKLILR, from the coding sequence ATGTCGAAACGAACTAATGAACACCTTAGTATTGCAGATGCTCTTAAAGAATTTGTAGACAAGAATAAACTTCAAAAAGGATTAGACAAAGTACAAGTTCGAGACGTATGGAACGACCAAATGGGACCTGCAATTGCTAAATATACAACCAATATCAAATTAGATAGAGATACTTTATATGTACAACTTAGCTCTTCTGTCTTAAGGGAAGAATTGAGTTACGGCAAACAACGTATAATAGATAATTTAAACGAAACACTTGGTAAAACACTTATTACCAAGCTCATACTAAGATAA
- a CDS encoding DMT family transporter: MNWILLIIAGCFEVAFATCLGKAKEASGTESMYWYAGFLVCLAISMYLLVKVTQELPIGTAYAVWTGIGAVGTVLVGIFVFKEPATFWRLFFIVTLISSIVGLKYVSQ, encoded by the coding sequence ATGAATTGGATTTTACTAATAATTGCTGGTTGTTTTGAAGTTGCATTTGCAACCTGTCTTGGTAAGGCTAAAGAGGCTAGTGGTACAGAAAGTATGTATTGGTATGCAGGATTTTTAGTTTGCTTGGCTATTAGCATGTATTTACTTGTAAAAGTAACTCAAGAACTGCCAATAGGTACTGCATATGCAGTTTGGACAGGAATAGGTGCAGTGGGAACTGTACTTGTAGGGATTTTTGTATTTAAAGAACCAGCCACGTTTTGGAGATTATTTTTTATAGTTACACTAATAAGTTCTATTGTTGGTTTAAAATATGTATCTCAATGA
- a CDS encoding DUF6122 family protein: MQTIIHYTLHFIAPLGIAFLCCKTQWKKAYLILLATMLVDIDHLWATPIFEANRCSIDLHWFHTYYAMVIYVILLFFKKPFRIIGIGLLFHMLTDAIDCWFMT, translated from the coding sequence ATGCAAACCATAATTCATTATACATTACATTTTATTGCACCATTAGGTATTGCCTTTTTATGTTGTAAAACCCAGTGGAAAAAAGCCTACCTTATTTTATTAGCAACTATGTTGGTAGATATAGACCATCTGTGGGCAACACCAATTTTTGAAGCCAACCGTTGTAGCATAGACTTACATTGGTTTCATACCTATTATGCTATGGTTATTTATGTTATCTTGTTATTTTTCAAGAAACCTTTTAGAATTATAGGTATTGGTTTATTGTTTCATATGTTAACAGATGCCATCGATTGTTGGTTTATGACATAA
- a CDS encoding glutaminyl-peptide cyclotransferase, whose amino-acid sequence MNLSTKLYILLSFPLFFLSCNDDATSYSLQISNSDNSLKLGESLTATIKNPKEKVIDSVTYTLNGKSIASHKNNNPLSVALTNNKLGEHTLVATVYSESKATDVSANFKLFNNKPPESYSFEIINTYPHDANAFTQGLEFYNGNLYESTGRNGQSTIRKVNLETGEVLQSSDLDIDYFGEGITALNDKLYQLTWQGKKGFVYDINTFEQLDSFSYNASKEGWGLCNDGTKLYKSDGTSKIWILNAETLAEEDYIQTVSHKTISKKLNELEWVNGKIYANNWQIDLISIINPKNGAIEGLVDFRSLRKQVSSATKEDVLNGIAYNKETGKLYVTGKNWDKLFEVRIIKK is encoded by the coding sequence ATGAACCTTTCAACAAAATTATACATACTACTAAGTTTTCCTTTATTTTTCCTCTCTTGTAATGATGATGCAACAAGTTATTCGTTACAAATATCAAATTCTGATAATAGCTTAAAATTAGGAGAATCCTTAACTGCAACTATTAAAAATCCTAAAGAAAAAGTAATTGATTCTGTTACCTATACTTTAAACGGTAAATCAATTGCATCTCATAAAAACAATAACCCATTATCTGTCGCGCTAACTAATAACAAGTTAGGAGAACACACGCTGGTAGCAACAGTATATTCTGAAAGTAAAGCCACAGATGTAAGTGCTAATTTTAAACTTTTTAATAATAAGCCACCCGAAAGTTATTCGTTCGAGATTATTAATACCTATCCACACGATGCCAATGCCTTTACGCAAGGTTTAGAGTTTTACAACGGTAATTTATATGAAAGTACAGGAAGAAACGGACAGAGTACTATAAGAAAGGTAAATTTAGAAACTGGTGAAGTATTGCAGTCTTCAGACTTAGACATCGATTATTTTGGAGAAGGCATCACAGCTTTAAACGATAAACTTTATCAATTAACTTGGCAAGGCAAAAAAGGCTTTGTTTACGATATTAATACATTCGAGCAATTAGATTCTTTTAGCTACAATGCTAGTAAAGAAGGTTGGGGATTATGTAATGATGGTACTAAACTTTATAAAAGTGACGGTACATCTAAAATTTGGATTCTTAATGCTGAAACGTTAGCAGAAGAAGATTATATACAAACCGTATCTCATAAAACTATTTCAAAAAAACTAAATGAATTGGAATGGGTTAACGGAAAAATTTACGCTAATAATTGGCAGATAGATTTAATTAGCATCATAAACCCTAAAAATGGTGCTATTGAAGGTCTGGTAGATTTTAGATCTTTAAGAAAACAAGTATCTTCTGCTACAAAAGAAGATGTCCTAAATGGTATTGCTTATAACAAAGAAACCGGTAAACTTTATGTAACCGGTAAAAATTGGGATAAGCTGTTTGAGGTTAGGATTATAAAAAAGTAA
- the katG gene encoding catalase/peroxidase HPI: MDNNNSNVWDINDPSAVAKCPFLGGAQSNTAGHGTTNRDWWPNELKLNILRQNSSKSNPMGSDFNYKEAFNSLDYAKLKQDVIHLMTDSQDWWPADYGHYGPFMIRMAWHSAGTYRIGDGRGGASSGTQRFAPLNSWPDNGNLDKARLLLWPIKKKYGNKISWADLMILAGNCALESMGFKTFGFAGGREDIWEPEQDIYWGSETEWLGNEERYADGDLEAPLGAAHMGLIYVNPEGPNGNPDPLGSAKDIKETFGRMAMDDEETVALIAGGHTFGKTHGAADPDKYVGAEPHGAPIEEMSTGWKNTYGTGVLDDTITSGLEGAWTPNPTQWDHDYFEVLLNYDWELSKSLAGAHQWIPTKASNARMAPKAGDANAKQGLMMSTADMALKMDPDYLKISKKFHTDHKAFEDAFARAWYKLTHRDMGPISRYLGPEVPQEELLWQDPLPASNFTPSEEDVNSLKSAIANTELSVSELVSTAWASASTFRGSDKRGGANGSRIRLAPQNRWEVNNPEQLHKVLNVLKGIQNDFNTNGKDVSMADLIVLAGSVGVEKAAEKAGHSVTVPFTGGRTDASQEQTDIDSFGYLEPQADGFRNFIKDNQKAAAEDLLVDRAQLLTLSIPEMTVLVGGLRVLGANYNGSNYGVFTDRKEALTNDFFTNLLDFTYTWKATTDDDTIFEGSDRRTGDKKFEATRADLIFGSNTELRAIAEVYGTEDAEEKFVKDFIDAWTKVMNLDRFDL, encoded by the coding sequence ATGGATAACAACAATTCTAATGTATGGGACATTAACGATCCTAGCGCTGTTGCAAAATGCCCTTTTTTAGGAGGTGCACAATCTAACACAGCAGGACACGGCACAACTAATAGAGATTGGTGGCCTAATGAACTTAAGCTAAATATTTTACGTCAAAACTCTTCTAAATCTAACCCAATGGGTTCAGATTTTAACTATAAAGAAGCTTTTAACAGTCTTGATTATGCAAAATTAAAGCAAGATGTTATTCATTTAATGACAGATTCTCAAGATTGGTGGCCTGCAGATTATGGTCATTATGGTCCTTTTATGATACGTATGGCTTGGCACAGTGCTGGTACTTATAGAATTGGTGATGGTCGTGGTGGTGCAAGTTCAGGAACACAACGTTTTGCCCCTTTAAACAGCTGGCCAGATAACGGTAACTTAGATAAAGCTCGTTTATTATTATGGCCAATTAAAAAGAAATATGGAAACAAAATTTCTTGGGCAGATTTAATGATTCTTGCAGGTAACTGCGCATTAGAGTCTATGGGCTTTAAAACATTTGGTTTTGCTGGAGGTCGTGAAGACATTTGGGAACCAGAGCAAGATATATATTGGGGTTCTGAAACTGAATGGTTAGGTAATGAAGAACGCTATGCAGATGGAGATTTAGAAGCACCACTTGGTGCTGCACATATGGGATTAATTTATGTTAACCCAGAAGGACCTAACGGAAACCCAGATCCGCTTGGTTCAGCTAAAGATATTAAAGAAACGTTTGGCCGTATGGCTATGGATGATGAAGAGACTGTAGCATTAATAGCTGGTGGTCATACATTTGGTAAAACTCACGGTGCCGCAGATCCAGATAAATATGTTGGTGCAGAACCTCACGGCGCTCCAATTGAAGAAATGAGTACAGGTTGGAAAAACACTTATGGTACTGGAGTCTTAGACGATACTATTACTAGTGGTTTAGAAGGTGCTTGGACCCCTAACCCTACACAATGGGATCACGATTATTTTGAGGTGTTATTAAACTATGACTGGGAACTTTCTAAAAGTCTTGCAGGTGCACACCAATGGATTCCTACAAAAGCTTCTAATGCAAGAATGGCTCCTAAAGCTGGTGATGCCAATGCTAAGCAAGGTCTAATGATGTCTACAGCAGATATGGCACTTAAAATGGATCCTGATTATTTAAAGATTTCTAAGAAATTTCATACAGACCATAAAGCATTCGAAGATGCATTTGCTCGTGCTTGGTATAAGTTAACGCACAGAGATATGGGACCTATTTCTAGATATTTAGGACCAGAAGTACCTCAAGAAGAATTACTTTGGCAAGACCCTTTACCAGCTTCTAACTTTACACCTTCAGAAGAAGATGTAAATTCACTTAAGTCTGCAATTGCAAATACAGAGCTATCTGTTTCAGAGTTAGTTTCTACGGCTTGGGCCTCTGCCTCTACCTTTAGAGGATCAGATAAACGCGGTGGCGCTAATGGTAGTCGCATTCGTTTAGCTCCTCAAAATAGATGGGAAGTAAACAATCCAGAGCAATTACATAAAGTTTTAAATGTATTAAAAGGCATTCAAAATGATTTTAATACAAATGGTAAAGACGTTTCAATGGCAGATTTAATAGTACTTGCAGGATCTGTAGGTGTTGAAAAAGCTGCTGAAAAAGCTGGACATTCTGTTACTGTACCATTTACTGGTGGTCGTACAGATGCAAGCCAAGAACAAACAGATATAGATTCTTTTGGATACCTAGAGCCACAAGCAGATGGTTTTAGAAACTTTATAAAGGATAACCAAAAAGCTGCTGCAGAAGATTTACTTGTAGATCGTGCTCAATTACTTACGCTTTCTATTCCTGAGATGACTGTTTTAGTTGGCGGATTAAGGGTGTTAGGTGCTAACTATAATGGATCTAACTACGGTGTGTTTACAGATAGAAAAGAAGCATTAACAAATGATTTCTTTACAAATTTATTAGATTTCACATATACTTGGAAAGCTACTACAGATGATGATACTATTTTTGAAGGTAGTGATCGTAGAACTGGTGACAAGAAGTTTGAAGCTACAAGAGCAGATTTAATATTTGGTTCTAACACAGAGCTTCGTGCCATTGCAGAAGTATACGGAACAGAAGATGCAGAAGAGAAATTTGTTAAAGATTTTATTGATGCTTGGACTAAAGTGATGAATTTAGATCGTTTCGATTTATAA
- a CDS encoding glycosyltransferase, with translation MNHSINTVTTDPNIPQTKPLNPVEKFVNNSSSSLVLAGTFILLFGAVALFFIMQPYFEEVHLDRMNTIWGQAIMIMGFTLLTIKLAFIGYILTLYLKYKSIASVSDEELPTCTVIVPAYNEGELVYKTLKSLVASDYPVEKLQLISIDDGSQDNTWQWMQKAKAELGDRVAIYQQPKNMGKRHALHRGFNLGTGDVFITVDSDSIVKTDTLRIMASPFVVNPDCGAVAGNVKVLNNKKALIPRMLNVSFAFSFEFVRSAQSRLGSVLCTPGALSAYRREAVFNCLEDWISQTFMGEVSKIGEDRAMTNMILKQGYKVLFQRKAYVYTNIPERYKNLYKMFIRWERSNVRENLAMSKFAFSNFRDGAKTGTRILLLNQWLKMTMAYPAILLMLFFIITYPVLFLCSTLAGILVFSSMQAFFFAKKHSISESFWAYPYSVFYAFTLFWITPYAIATAGRSGWLTRDLTKKQLKEQQVVAMSS, from the coding sequence ATGAATCACTCTATAAACACTGTAACAACAGATCCTAATATACCGCAAACTAAACCCCTTAATCCTGTGGAGAAGTTTGTAAACAACTCATCGTCTTCATTAGTATTAGCAGGAACATTTATATTGCTTTTTGGAGCAGTAGCATTGTTCTTTATAATGCAACCTTATTTTGAAGAGGTACATTTAGACCGTATGAATACAATTTGGGGACAAGCTATAATGATTATGGGTTTTACACTCCTAACAATTAAGCTAGCATTTATAGGATACATTCTCACATTATATTTAAAATATAAGTCAATAGCATCAGTATCAGACGAAGAGCTTCCTACGTGTACTGTAATCGTACCAGCATACAATGAAGGAGAGTTAGTATATAAGACCTTAAAAAGTCTTGTGGCCAGTGATTATCCAGTAGAAAAGCTTCAATTAATTTCAATTGATGATGGTAGTCAGGATAATACATGGCAATGGATGCAGAAAGCAAAAGCAGAGTTGGGCGACCGTGTTGCTATATATCAGCAACCAAAGAATATGGGTAAAAGACACGCGTTACACAGAGGTTTTAACTTAGGAACTGGAGATGTGTTTATTACTGTAGATAGTGATTCAATAGTAAAAACAGACACGTTACGTATTATGGCTAGCCCATTTGTGGTTAATCCAGATTGTGGTGCTGTAGCAGGAAACGTGAAGGTTCTAAACAATAAAAAAGCATTAATTCCTAGAATGTTAAATGTAAGTTTTGCATTTAGTTTTGAGTTTGTAAGATCTGCTCAAAGTCGTTTAGGTTCTGTTTTATGTACACCTGGCGCATTATCTGCTTATAGAAGAGAAGCTGTATTTAATTGCTTGGAAGATTGGATTAGCCAAACCTTTATGGGCGAAGTTTCTAAAATTGGAGAAGATAGAGCAATGACAAATATGATCCTAAAGCAAGGTTATAAGGTGTTGTTTCAACGTAAGGCTTATGTATATACAAACATTCCAGAACGTTATAAAAACCTTTACAAGATGTTTATACGTTGGGAAAGAAGTAACGTTAGAGAAAATTTAGCAATGAGCAAATTTGCATTCTCAAACTTTAGAGATGGTGCTAAAACAGGAACAAGAATATTGTTATTAAACCAATGGTTAAAAATGACTATGGCATATCCAGCAATATTATTAATGCTGTTCTTCATTATAACATATCCAGTATTATTCTTGTGTTCTACACTAGCAGGTATCTTAGTGTTCTCAAGTATGCAAGCATTTTTCTTTGCTAAAAAACATAGTATTTCAGAATCATTTTGGGCATATCCTTACAGTGTATTTTATGCATTTACATTATTCTGGATTACACCGTATGCCATTGCAACAGCAGGCCGTAGCGGATGGTTAACTAGAGACTTAACAAAAAAACAACTTAAGGAACAACAAGTAGTGGCAATGTCGTCCTAG
- a CDS encoding lipocalin-like domain-containing protein translates to MFLINIKPLAILLIVSFFLSSCNSSPNLDALPLLNGYWEIASVETDKGKEIEYKFNETVDYFELTAKNGMRTKVKPKLDGTFIKTNDAEGFTAKMQDDKLTLIYKTTWDTWSETILYLNDSKLVTQNDQGIRYTYNRFKGYLDNVETN, encoded by the coding sequence ATGTTTTTAATAAATATTAAACCTTTAGCAATTTTATTAATTGTAAGCTTCTTTTTAAGTAGTTGTAACAGCAGCCCAAATTTAGATGCACTACCATTACTAAATGGCTATTGGGAAATTGCTTCTGTTGAAACGGATAAAGGAAAAGAGATTGAATATAAATTTAATGAGACAGTAGATTATTTTGAGCTAACTGCTAAAAATGGCATGCGTACCAAGGTTAAGCCTAAACTAGATGGAACCTTTATAAAAACTAATGATGCAGAAGGTTTTACTGCTAAAATGCAAGACGACAAATTGACATTAATTTATAAGACTACTTGGGATACTTGGTCAGAAACCATTTTGTACCTTAACGACTCAAAATTGGTTACACAAAATGACCAAGGAATAAGATATACTTATAATCGCTTTAAAGGATACCTAGATAATGTCGAAACGAACTAA
- a CDS encoding carboxypeptidase-like regulatory domain-containing protein, with amino-acid sequence MTPKFKISIPEPCHEDWSKMTPTEKGRHCKACSKEVIDFTHFSNEALHKRITQGESLCGRFLPHQLDTPLTIERKKNSISFSKIAATLALPLSVISTNISNAQESKSKTEQTINTSKTYTSLGIGMQHRPLKPLTSTLSGTVTDESGLPLPGVNIIVKGTTRGTQTDFDGNYSISALKDEILVFSYLGFETIEKSIKSNTTTLNVELGAGDFLGEIVVFAGYVTYEEENEYKIDPEFLEEQRAHRAKLKKARENRVRFMTRKAKERKEARQLKRAKRKEERQKNRDS; translated from the coding sequence ATGACACCAAAATTTAAAATTAGCATTCCAGAACCTTGCCACGAAGATTGGTCTAAAATGACTCCTACAGAAAAAGGACGTCATTGTAAAGCCTGTTCTAAAGAAGTAATAGACTTTACACATTTTAGTAATGAGGCGCTACACAAACGTATTACTCAAGGCGAGTCACTGTGTGGTCGTTTTTTACCACATCAATTAGATACACCTTTAACTATAGAGCGTAAAAAGAATTCAATTTCATTTAGTAAAATTGCAGCAACGTTAGCATTACCACTTAGTGTTATATCTACCAATATTAGTAATGCACAAGAGTCTAAGTCCAAGACTGAACAAACAATAAATACCAGTAAAACTTATACGTCCTTAGGTATAGGAATGCAACATAGGCCTTTAAAACCATTAACCTCTACTCTATCTGGTACAGTAACAGATGAAAGTGGTTTACCGTTACCAGGCGTAAATATTATTGTAAAAGGTACAACTCGAGGTACACAAACAGATTTTGATGGTAATTATTCCATTTCAGCTTTAAAAGATGAAATACTAGTATTTAGTTATTTGGGTTTTGAAACTATTGAAAAATCTATAAAATCAAATACAACTACTTTAAATGTGGAACTAGGTGCAGGTGATTTCTTAGGAGAAATTGTTGTTTTTGCAGGTTATGTAACTTATGAAGAAGAAAATGAATACAAAATAGATCCTGAGTTTTTAGAAGAACAAAGAGCTCATAGAGCAAAACTAAAAAAAGCAAGAGAAAATCGTGTGAGATTTATGACACGTAAAGCTAAAGAGCGTAAGGAAGCACGGCAATTAAAAAGAGCTAAACGTAAAGAAGAGAGACAAAAAAACAGAGATTCTTAG
- the thiD gene encoding bifunctional hydroxymethylpyrimidine kinase/phosphomethylpyrimidine kinase: MENITSYKSVLTIAGSDSGGCAGIQADIKSISACGAFAASVITATTAQNTKGVIDIHAIPIAHIAHQLDAVLSDISFGAIKIGMLHSAEVIQIVEEKLVEYNAKHIVLDPVMVATSGDALITDGAIARLKAFLPKATLITPNIPEAEILLGKKISTNTLSKAAKEIGKLYSVSVLLKGGHVSTTNNHVQDILYIVEDDTIVTIINPKIKTDHTHGTGCSLSSSIAAFLSLGESLESAVIKGCNYVNTAIFNGSNKQLGEGRGPINHFNL, encoded by the coding sequence ATGGAAAATATAACGTCTTACAAAAGTGTACTAACTATTGCTGGAAGCGATTCTGGCGGTTGTGCAGGCATACAAGCAGACATAAAGAGTATTAGTGCTTGTGGTGCTTTTGCAGCATCTGTTATAACTGCAACTACTGCACAGAATACTAAAGGTGTGATAGATATTCATGCAATACCAATAGCACATATTGCACATCAACTAGATGCTGTGTTAAGTGATATTTCTTTTGGTGCTATAAAAATAGGAATGCTACACTCTGCAGAAGTTATTCAGATAGTGGAAGAAAAATTAGTAGAATATAACGCAAAGCATATTGTTTTAGATCCTGTAATGGTCGCCACATCTGGTGATGCTTTAATTACAGATGGAGCTATAGCTAGACTAAAGGCATTTTTACCAAAGGCTACACTAATTACACCTAACATTCCAGAAGCGGAAATTTTACTAGGTAAAAAAATCTCTACCAATACGTTATCTAAAGCTGCTAAAGAAATAGGTAAGCTTTATTCAGTTTCTGTTTTATTAAAAGGTGGTCACGTTAGTACTACAAATAACCATGTTCAGGATATTCTCTATATTGTAGAAGATGATACTATTGTCACTATAATAAACCCTAAAATTAAAACAGATCATACTCACGGCACAGGTTGTAGCCTGTCATCTAGTATTGCTGCTTTCCTAAGTTTAGGAGAGTCTTTAGAGTCTGCCGTTATTAAAGGCTGTAATTATGTAAACACAGCAATTTTTAATGGCAGCAATAAACAGTTAGGAGAAGGCCGTGGACCTATAAACCACTTTAATTTGTAA